The Primulina tabacum isolate GXHZ01 chromosome 10, ASM2559414v2, whole genome shotgun sequence region ctggtggcataccagagacgtcttcgggaaaaacgtctaagaaatctctaacaatcggaacatctgaggctgactggctgggttcctcggggacagataaaaaggttgctagaaatgcccgacaccctctatgcatgagcttcctagcctgaacataaggaataatgcgcggtaaaggaaagtacctgtccggctcaaataagaactgctccattccaggcggtcggacaagaacggatctccgctggaagtctatcaacactctgttcctcaatagccagtccatccctaggatgatgtcaaattccggcatcggtagcacaatcagatccgcataaacaagattaccgtgcaactcaaggtctatatctcggataacattggtagctgccatctcctcgcctgacggcaacactactgaaaaggctgtatctagcccaatggtctggatcttgagaaagtttgcaaagacctccgaaataaacgagtgagtggcccctgaatctatcaaggtcttggtagcggaaccagatataaaaattctccctgaaagagcggagctctaagttgaatcccactacaagatctaaacttatagacatgcaaaggtcaaggttcctctagcttaattcctctgaaataaatctgagtagagcatgcaatcctataacagttctaagttcaaaaatctaaatcccgattcccaaaatgctgaaattcgaagaataacttaaagtttaaaggtacctgtcaacaacatagtctccgggttggtttccgcggcatggagagcaaaaactctgccttgggtaggctgattcctctgagggcactgcagcaacatgtggtctggactgccacacttaaaacactttcctgagccagccatacatgctccaggatggcgacgtgagcacctgggacagactgggtgctcctgagtcctcggggctgggcgtccccgctgctgctgctgctgctgctgctggcctctgttcctgggcggtccatgaaaaggcctcttattctgctgctgatgctgatgaggaggagggcggtgcggtgcctggactgggcgcttgccctggcgatccctctcgatatcccgcagatcctgctctgcggctaaggccttggagacggcaatctcataagtagcagggtcagataccctaacatcccggcgcaagatcggccgtaaacccaccaggaagtgaatcagcttggctttggcatcattcgctatcaggggcacaaagtgacagcccctctcaaacttacgtataaactccgtaaccgacatatccccctgtctcaggctcatgaactcggtggtcagcctggtgcgaacctcctcagcaaaatacttggagtagaaaacctccgtaaagcgggtccaagaaagtgtagccaatgtcagggctaccgaagctccttcccaccataagcgggcgtctccagtgaacaagtaggtggcacatcggactcggtctgcgtcccccagctccataaaatcgaagatcacctcgagggatttgatccatccctcggcaaccatggggtcagatgccccagagaattccttcgggcgcatcttcatgaatcgctcatacactgcctcgggccctgtcggcctggctgcggctgcggctacggctgcggcattgccccccgcaaactgtgcgaagaactgtgccatcccagctaacatcaaggcactcatgtccggtgggggcggtggaggaggtggtaggtctccctccggtctatgctcctctctgtcctctcggcgaggctccacctctctgttgcgctctaaaatgcgtctagggggcatactgttccaacataacccatacgtaactaacatgcataattccataatttattttaaatgaactctgaaatactgaaaatctggaagcatgctgacaaaataattcatgctataactgaaatgctgaacaaaatgctgaactgaaaaaaaaacttacagaccaaaggcgtggcttcgtgagcttctcgcggtcagtagtagtgaaaccctatacagaaccaccgctctgataccaactgtgaaggccctcgaactacttgcttggaaatttgcggaaaattaaaaattttctttttaaaaaaacttaaatggcctcattcataaaatcactggtgaatcaagttcaatatttcaaaatattgcagcggaagaaaatcaaagttttgccaacaacaacgatttaaaaatatccaacaactgataaaaattgtttgcgaagaaaataacaactgctgctctgaggtcctcgggtgccactactgccgacccaagctggctcactggtccccgccctcggccctggcctcatcagtacctacaacaatcaagtctagtgagcctaaagactcagcatgcataaatcgcaggtaacgagtaaaaatctgaatttaaaatatgcatgtgataaaatatcctgtcctgaggcatactgaaaataatctgtactgagcaattataatacgtgcataactgaactggaagtcactgtaaaaaaaatatttgctccttggagcctgtactgaaatatctggtaaaattttctgttgagattatgttttacgcctgtggccactgcactaagctgaactgatcggtaactggctaccggggaggctgaaactgatctgagctggccgatcactggcgaccgggtggtaccatactgaactgatcggtcactggcgaccgtataaaataacactcccacatagtgaatgaaccacaagccatatcgcataaatctcaaaaataatcattttctatttaatgcacgtaaaataattaactggcgtaatgaaaattcctgtaattttaccaactggattggattggatcgttcccaggctcgctgcaacctaactgtgccattaaaaatatgcaatagcttaaacttgaccaactacgcaatttacgttcaaaagatgcgactatgaagcctaatgacttcgcatttaatcatgactccgagccaacttgaaccgacactgaaccgacgtatagtcatgattaaaatacgctgaaaaatcataaaataatgctcctaaaatgatagggtcgaaatctaggtggaatggaggccaaaacacgaaacgctctttcgagagtcaatttggcacattgcaccgtaaattctcgtacgacctcaaaaatgatccaaatgacaaacggtcaaaaacatgaccttcctaactcaatgaggcactgtccagtccaaggccatgggctaaaagccaaccaagaactcaaacgacgcttctgaacagcagcatacttgctgtcaaaaaaatacagcagctgcgcactacaagacttgcattggtttcgagactatcggccattaggggcgtgaaccaccgaccagagactcttaccaacatcccaaggaatgatttgaaccatggctaagggccctaggccagccacaatccgcatcacaccaaatcttaaccgaagggtccaaccgagagcaacgtgcatgcgtgtgtagtgtttatgctgtgatcgatgtcttgcgtcgttccagtggccatttgattgaccatggcacgatctagacatctaggagcatgatatgaaccgtggctaagggccataggccaaccaagatccacaccaagccacaaaagaaacgaaccatatgctgaaaaatggaagggccgaatggggaaaggggctgttcttgttgattatttaaaaaccgatgagccatggaccaagccaccaaaagggcaacttagtcacgtcttagacatgctagggaagtgatccaaccatggctaaaggcccttggggcagccaagatcagatccacaacccttgacacaaaactgaaatttcgaatcacatttctgcacttatggggaacttgctgtcatttcggttttccagcaagtatggggctggtttgaatggaccaacatggtcctaatgcatcctactacatgtatacaagccgccttgggagcctggagtcgatccaatacctgaaactcacaaaccaaaagaaatcgtgaagcttgccatgaagagccgaaattctgcatgtgtgttcccaaaataatttgacatgtatctcggtttttgcttgctaaaacatgatcatgtactgaaaaataaatgataatatgacttgattgaggtttgaaagaaatctagacatgcctggtttcgtttcaaaagaaaacgaaaagaagagacgagacggcgcggaggagacggagtggcttgcttctctacctttcttggctctcgatttttctccctttctccctagctgttattcacgttttttctactgaaaaggggtcttattttcggtggaggtggagggggagtgatggttatgaaggtgaggagaagggtgcacaaaaataggatcatatcaagaccaagtcttcatgcatttgaattttgaattttgaattgctatcaaatgatctcttgggtggttctagactatagtggccgattttatcatgccaaacaagggttaggatagtggtctagtattaattaattaaggtggaaaaatagctaaaagaattagcatgctaatcaaccaagaatgggtcaaaggtgagttggcaagtcctagtttgttcttctaggggtgtggccgaaaatgcatgataaatggtagggggaaaattgattatctagtcaactaataatccttgaaagccttactaatcctttaattaatttagtgaactaaccccttaattaagtaacttaactgagctcatttcttaatcacctccaataatttaaattaaaatcctcaactaacttaaataattccttaaacttctggaaatatttctcaaatcttaaattctatctcaaaactccaactccggtccggcctcactgaaaatactgaaatgctaaaaatcaaactgctgaactgaaataatgaataattaacttcaaacaaatgcatttaaaataatcatgcaatgaagtcaattaaatttaaaaatctagaattatgcatggcttatacgtctactgatttacgggttctacaccaatggtcattagcctcgcaaacaacGCAAAGGAACGCAAgtgctgctgctgtatttttgtgacagcaagttgtgcttcggttcagaggcttgtttgagttcttggttggcatttagcctatggccttgtactggacagtgcctcatcaatttaggaaggtcatgtttttggtcgtttgtgattcggttaagtttagaggttgtactagaatttacggtgcaatgtgccaaagtgactctcgaaagagcgtttcatgttttggcctccattcaccaaaatttcgagtactgtaattttaggggcattatttcatcattttaggtgtattttaatcatgactaaatgatggttcggtgttggttcgggttggcacggagtcatgattaaataataaattgttgggcgtaattgtctcgtttttgggttcaattacaaagttttggtcaagttaaaaccattgcatatttttcatgttaaatttaggtcgcagtgAGCCTGGTAACGATCgaacccattcggtaaaattaatacaggatatttaattatgttacttaattatattacgtgcataaaaatataaaatgttcatttttgagatttatgcaatattacttgtggccacttcactatcatgggatggcagcttatcatgggattattacttcacccggtggtcacttaccgacTCATGCTCAGTTATTGGTACgaatatccagtccaagggctgtgatgatctctaccgcccaataTACTgcggtttagtttgatcaggcgattcagttcaggggccactagcgtagaacataatctcaacagaaaatttatgacatgttattttatgacagggctggattgagcaaacatttcacttatgattttcagttaaGTTATGCACGAATTATAATTAcccatgacatgatattttcactttgcatgcgattttattattattactcgttatttacgatatatgcatgctgagtctttagatcactagacttgattgttgtaggtactgatgaggtcgggatcgagggcggggaccagtgagccatcttgggtcggcagtagtggaacccgaggacctcattttcagcacttaCCATTTTTACGCCCaaacattttatcttttgttggattattttaaattgttattttgcaaacaataattacttccgctgctattttgaacattaaactttttatcagtttatttcatgaatgagacattttatttatttaaagagaaaattttaaatttttccgcaaattttcaaatacgaatttcAGGCCTCTACACCTGCTGTCTCGGacgctggctaacagtctggcttcctcctggcctctgctgtgactgagtagtagtcggtggctggaaagagtgaacatcagctgatcgtctatcagtctgagccactgatccagatgattctgatCCATGGGATCTCTGGGAACCTtgctggggacagactctggcaaagtgtccctgttgtctgcagatacggcaactaccaagtactccttggcattgctcagtgagatgtctccctccacaagttctgcaatagaccccgaTACTATTCttgctctgtcgtgaaccactggagctagaagaactactACCAGGCCTCTTGAACTAtcttcctcgggctttcaagtagtctttcttcccaccactgctactgccactctcaaatctgggagggggttgctggGATGGGGTAGAAGTTTGTTGCTGTCTCGGTACTGGAGGAATATatgaagctcctttctgcctaatcaggccagcttcagctcctttggctctgttcagggcgtcagcaaagttattcggtctccctgtgtttaccaatgtaaagatctcaatATTTagcccattgataaactgatcagcaacagcttcatcattcttagcaacatgtggagcaaattgtaacaaggtagagaacttggccacatactcttcaatgttcaactgaccctgtctcaaattatcaaactctgcacccttgtccttcctgtacgatactgggaaaaatctttgataaaattcagtcttaaagatcttccaagtaataactgtacctcgatgctccaaagccatCTTAGTCgtaagccaccaattctttgcaacatcatgcaactggtgcccaatcagtctaactcaGCGCTCGTCTGtataatccaatgaatcaaatagcatctcaatatcatcaagccaactctcacactcaacaaaattctctgtacccttcaaagtcggcggtttaaacgactgaaatctcttcagtaacgtttccatcggagttgctgtgacatccatcggattagtcgaggtactaccctgttctgggactcttcgaggaggcatatctaattatcaagaggattagtaaccaaatatcacaaatctgtttcagttctcctctgatcatcttactgctgatctagaatcggttctgattcattctcaataacacatatttccaatcaaatcagatattcaggtaaacatgtatttcaaagcagtaaaacatgcaagCATAGcgaaagcaggaaagaaaactcaatctacctcgCTTACTAGCTTCTAttccagtctaaggaacctactgctctgataccacctgctgtggggacccgaacctaattcgtcttcggggattaagtggatcaatttattaatctaggtctaaattttttttttaaatacataagtgtggaacataagataatcaatctgatataaacaaccagagtaaagtacaagtcttgtacaaatacatttatctcaaactaaggttcaacaactaaatatcaagtgttgataaccaaatctacttctaagtccggatctccacgctaatcttgatctctcatcctcttcttgaccctgatcctgtcccacctgttgtcatgcacacatacaaacacaacaacaaccggataactccagtgagaaatacattcccgatataaacaacgtatacatgcaatcatataaacaaatataaaagcatgaaacatatatcaataacatgtatcaaaatctgaaagccatgaatcgatattaagctgtaaataaactttggactcatcatctcagactcgactcatctatAATCttgggatcccggttcctggacattggcatactatatcgaatctcagcaacagaagtcgatcttctcctaagcaaacatcgatatacatcaacatccagtgtcttggcacatccgccaaagacttggcacctccgccaatgactaggcacatccgcccatgactcaatacatgctctgctataaataaatagactaagcatatcaatctcataaattgcaaacatcaatgcaataaagtaaagtatgtggttttgggaaactcaagtcaaatcaaactcgagtcgtatcttcccggttcaacattgatttatttttttcttttgtcgatctgacgaagtcgaagtttataattcgaatctgtcaatactcaatcaagcaatgacaatattgaggagtacaatatcaatatacaactcaaatcaatactggctataatcagaactcaatctaattttgtttcaacggcataacggcacaatctcaatatacccagcaatacaaatcaatagatatcaatctcaacacctcataataaataacaaactcaatctgatatcaaatctgtataatctcaatcaaatcaattctgaaaaatcataacaatttcatatgatattcgttcttcgatccggtttcgattatacgatgacaACAATCTTAGAACTAGacaatatcagtcatatcaggattcctctcatatcagattttcagatcatatcaaaacataataaaacttacgtccagttgaagctcttgtcaAGAGGAGTACAGTACTGCactcggattaaaaatcagacggacggattttgtgCAAAGTTCAAACTTCAAAATTGAAAACTTGAAACTCTCTGAAGCTTTCCTCGGTTTCTTTGCCACTGAATCTGAAGGAATGAAGTCATtttacatattatatttgcatgGCAAAACCAAGTGGCTCCTCCTttatgctgcacgtctcgcgcatatgcgcgacctccctcggcgcatatgcgcgaggcagacTTGTCTCGGCATTTTTCCTTCCAcagcttgcgcatatgcgcgtcctctcccggcgcatatgcgcgaggttctctgccatgctcGTGCTTATGCGTGGGTccgttgcgcatatgcgcgaggatcTCTGcctaactcgcgcatatgccccCTGTCCGGTCACGCATATACGCGAggggttctgtcctcgcacataattcagtcTTCTATTacctttcccggtctgatcctttccgtctataatcacatcaattatcaaaaaatcatttcagattacaataataaaatctcgggtaTTACattctctaagattgatcttcgatcggggtatcaccagctgaaggtgaaagatgcagatgttcataaaacAGCTTTCaaaaccagatatgggcattacgagttcttattgatgccgtttggactgacgaatgctccagcaatttttatggacttgatgaatcgagtattccagccctacctagatcagtttgtcatagtgttcattgacggcattctcatttactcgaagtGCCATGAGGAGTATGTTCAGCATCTGAGTACAGTTTTGTagattttgcagagtcgcaaacttttgcgaagttcagtaagtgtgaattctggttggataaggtagcatttttgagtcatataatatctagcagtggtattgaggtggatccagctaaggtagcagcagtctAGGAATGGGTTATGCCGAATAATGCAtctgagattcgcagtttcctaggcctagcaggctactacaggaaatttattcagggattttcatcgatagcagtgccgctcacttcactgaccaagaagaatgctaagtacgtgtggagtggcgagtgtgaaaagagcttcgatactttgaggcaagctcttatttcagcgccaatGTTAGCCATACCAtccgggcaaggagattttgtgttatacactgattcatctaagctcgggttaggcgcagtgttgatgcagcatggtcgggttatagcttatgcttccaggcagttgaaggtgcatgagaagaactactcgactcatgatcttgagttagccgccgttttttttgccttgaagatttggagacattacttgtacgacgagaaatgccagatatttaccgatcacaagagtctcaagtatttcttcacgcagaaagagctgaatatgagacagagacggtggttggagttggtaaaaggctgcgattgtgaaattagctaccatccagggaaagctaaagttgtggcagacgccttgagcagaaaagttgcagtcgtagcactgttgccagtgcagagacctcttcagtcagagattcaaagTTCTCTACAAGAAAATTGATCTATAGTTACGGAAAATATTGTCATTAAATGTCCAAAACCTGTCATAAATAACTTTTAATGACGGCAAATTTCCCATCATATACCTTCATTATTGCCCTCCTAGGTAAAAATAATTAATGACGATAAAGAGATCCCGTCATTATTGTTATAACATATTTAATGATGAAATTATACCGTCATTAAAATGAATATAAATGACGAAATTTTTCGTCATTATACTACCATTTGCttcttattaaataatattttaatgacaACACATCTCCTCATTATATCATTATAAGAGCACTCACTATATGTTATTTTATTGATGAAATTTACTATAATTATTAGTTATTAGCCTCTCACTAAAAATTGATTTAACTATGAAATTACGTCTCATTAAATCATTAATTACTCTcgttaaaaaaattttttaattgtgatgaaatttataataattattttatatgaatttgtcattatattaaaagataacattaataaaaaaatatgaaatctgGAAGAAGTAATTTTtttgaacaaaatattttatataaacaacTGCATCCATATCTTTTCatatattcaaaatatacaGAATTGCAATTTGTTCCAAAGCATGAGTTCCATTTTGATGGATACTTGAAGTATTTCCTAATCTCTACTCCTTGGAATACAAAAATATTTGAGGACCATAAGTGATGATCACTTAGTAGTTGCTTTAAAAAATCATGTACTAATTTCCTAATCAATGCTTGAATTCTTCTTTGAAGCACGACATCAGATTAAGGCAGCGTGTAATCTGTaaaacaaaaatagaaaaaataaattaaaataaagatgtaATCCAAACATAAAGTAAAAGGGAAAACTTTCTTGATGTCGAAATTTGTAAACAAAATATCCTGAACAAAGTCTATATACATGTCAACacaaaatcgcaaattaaaaaaaaaaatctcttaTCAAAGGTATTAATCTCATACAAAAAGCAAATGCCAGAAAATTATGCAGATAGACCTAACACATGAAGCCTCGAATATTGATGTTAAACAAGTGCACAATTTTTTATTGAGAAAATTTTTAGAAGCCACAAACACAATTTCGAGTTGCTTAAATGATCCTTTGATTCCAACTCTTCAGCACAGCAATCCTCAACAAAAAATCAACATAAAATACAAAACGATGTTGTCTAATTAGAAGTTGGATTCACTAAAATGGATCAAAATGTCTACAAGAGAACATGGAGATACACAAAGGTGCATTATATCATGGGGAGAAACTAATAAATCCATAACCTTTGATCTTACAAGTCCACTTGTTCGTATCAATCTGCTTCATTATTAGCTCACCTTGATTTTGGGTAATTTACTATAAATGTATCCCAAGTTAAAGGGGCATTATATCATGGGTAGACGCCTAATACACATAACTAGCAAACTCCCAAAAAGGAATAAATGCAGAATAATGTATAAACCTGAAGTAAAATATCTGTAGTAAAAATTCAAGGTAGCACAACACACCTTCACCAGACATTTAGGTGCATATGAAGTTTCTTGGTTTTCATTCTCGATTTTGGATAATCTACTTTCAATTCCATCCATGCGTCTCTTAAAGttattattttcttcttccttctCATGGAGCTTAGCCTCAAGATCTTTTATATAAGCAGCTTGTGAAcaattaaaatgttttcttttcaTTTCACCTCCAAAACCAAAGACGTGACTATGGCGCTGTGGTCCAAAACACTTTTCAACAACCTCAATATGTGAGAGTGATGCATTAGATTGAACAGTCTTCACAATCTCATCCTACAAAGGTCCATCACTCAtgtcatttaaataaatgataaacaacaaatttatgttaaaagattaaGTAGTgatatttacatatttttcttgCGCTTCTGGCTCAACAAGCTTTCCATTTTATGTCGAGTCTCATAGAAAATTTTTGCAATATCAGGTGAGTTAATATCCTTGCCTTCCAGAAAGATATATAAAAGGCTAATTATTATGTttattatttatgctttttttgCTTATAAGAATTAATATATATGCTTATGACCATTTCATATATCAGTTGTCTGTGCGGCTTGCTTCCAGTTCGATGAGGCATTACTCCATTTACCCGATTATTAGAATTTTGGTTACTGGTTTTCTACATAAATCACAAACCAAAATCACAATCATCAGTTCCATGAGTGCAATTTAACTGCAAAATAAAGATATTTCTGATTACACTCTGAACCAGTATTATTATACCTGAAACTCATCAGTTAAGAACTTATTAGTTACAAGCCAGTCCCATTCTTTAGCATTAAACCCTTGCGGCACATTTTTTAGAACTTCAGCTTTAGTTTTGCAAGGTCTCACATAATCAACATTCAAGGATGACCTCCATGCTGTCCACAAAGCCCCCATATGCTCCAAAGTATGCTCACGATATAATTCTATATTAGGACTGAAAAAGCATTcctgcaacataatcataatacaacaataGTTATATCTAAAGTGTACCTCTGCCATTTCAATCGGCCACCAAGTATGAAAAATGCTAGAGAATGAAGCAGGTATTTGTATTTGACAGTAATGTTTCGAAgacctaaaaaaaatttacagatCTCAATCATATACCAAGAAAAAATTGCAGACAGATTGTTGCCCAGCGGCTAAAATGTAAATTGTCAAACTTTTCCCCACTAATAGCATGGTTTTAACATAAGTGATTTGACATTAATATTAGATGCTACATAGGATTCTCAAAAACAGGTTTTGGTCACTAAATGATTAATACAACCATCCAGTGTCAGATGTTAAAACAGAAAAAATAAACCACATAGCACAATCCAAAAGAGCAAAAATAAAGCAGACTATTCATCCGATTAGATCATCAATTAAAAGCAATGTAGATCAGCAAACCACCAAATCCAGCCCGACACTCGGGAGATGCATACCAAAACTACAGTAAGGGGATAATCATGGAGAATATTCTTTTCCCAAATTACATACCAAAATCAAGACTTCATTCAGATCAAGCTTTCTTCTCCAAACTCCAAACACACCATCTCCAATACCACCAATTCATTATGCTTATAAAAAATTGAGATCCgccttaaaaattattaaatttattaaaaatcaccaaattaaaaaataaaccaCACCATAAACTAAAAGTCACCCAAAATAATTTGCAAATGGTTGATTTACCAAAAGTTA contains the following coding sequences:
- the LOC142505936 gene encoding uncharacterized protein LOC142505936, with the protein product MTEDGESGESSYVVTDKYVDGSATQKERKVRGKNKNKKIAALKSGEKMEIEFYNNRAVGKHHRYWSRHLGKIVRDKHICPIQVKTWKELTELDKQHMWDSVKECFFSPNIELYREHTLEHMGALWTAWRSSLNVDYVRPCKTKAEVLKNVPQGFNAKEWDWLVTNKFLTDEFQKTSNQNSNNRVNGVMPHRTGSKPHRQLIYEMVISIYINSYKQKKHK